One part of the Vanessa cardui chromosome 2, ilVanCard2.1, whole genome shotgun sequence genome encodes these proteins:
- the LOC124537365 gene encoding nuclear pore complex protein Nup205: MDINEGTTTEDLWTPYKELAAVVESYLTNEGSGAPYAVHTFESVLRRHKQTFLSLLKNPAKNPASREEIKRGITEGVNLPSVGRTLLSKELVDEAIIISDMYNANEYACLELLHTAQRQSSRRPGLARGLLAVLLYYDGKRALVQALRELVMARDGVSWSISAREEVVSYVSRYVGQLVADGLLGGALDALRRCDLDAELELLRRNRALPPGRHLARLLAAVQNTRKLLAGVIFAASAQLGLERDILLRLLSEQMTSPSKGPTGALDEISLALQMALLYALDLSVLHRREDGEELAKKLPLIQDPDLISVLLDQLSPPSEPNQTQEGEDKNSNGLKALCQLSLGLALAALKRAPVSLLRRAEPKTELLDQDEMLVDAAIDGGVFEYLDEAILSSDLVSSEEYYQRRIHSLITDFIVLMHSKLMEMRVKAEEAARAAQLYAAEGLRAPPQRARLDALLRCVERVYRRDPLQLRRDYWAACDAAAPTSRAGGRAATLYKFVRLSGEVVVAALLPGYLRALAALAVPRHTWALLARRDALSAHHLLTALSLYYRNLRADPSPFAEHLHSSSLGASAVVPPAARPGRLLVRQEEVEAMIAALKLIAAVAKQDEAACISICENLQWDAINCMFGLICCHVPLPLKAELCLTLAALGGTAATAGRVWAALEAAQLVSISKDKRALNVELQEVECRMEEYPLSRAFLQLLEALCGAAPPPRALGAGARAPGLAPYVQHALERLALPAPHRPYARPQEKWQMLSLCFQLFARWLDQYEPSASDFPPPNTEPDMNPPPGFPLLLQLHTKSEFLRLVLTTLDEAHELMDKQSAPEQEYVHKTLVSSLQILERALALERPLNVAAAEAGRAVLVVGLSKLILAPEGPDGCDRLVTCCRVLEHVSALPEAAARAVALLARALQSPACARHLLASVLHRHDLAADVRHGFVECLETEEWGAGAAARGAKEGVLLLLLQLLPAAPPSLAHFLLGYTLNDDISRSVLQEAGSAGAPRTCFHSILDILEEYIAPSGDTQKEATTLVESCYRLLYWICARPATSPPALRLLRARDYFLARHAKVVVNLESASPATVSARSWLLRACACEAGAAGAGRQHAALSALLAALAHAPHAHDAHDQEWEWCVIRRSLESLPVRVSAAPEPNWELFHAHQLRRAIAECDLPTGLGGKRISVSRVHALLSRELAALRASAPQRSLVAAEIQKVLDYVTEVNKQRNLAATLTHYYDSWRQLTEIIFCVAPQDLLSLESKKNLLLNILQDLLNKIPPAEVLPQIGNLASGTVLLLLVNLRHCYILQKRESSLKTADFETSFFGPSNQIMQTKSLTLKFILHKILSWILVSGVSTQKMRVNLYGALLNFLNIVNLKPSSADPEEDVNATYVTRLDSSKARPSREESTLKSMAIEVINSFGENLCSIVCSDCIGGGHDVCRMVALSCLDTMIEINPGTDWMNTLTNQGYLRSLIDSLLQDDEGLKEALEPSPKSLRVLYVFESKMALLIKIAGTRVGAETLLAQGALACLANLRALDAHPDIHAAYGARDADFVPSVANRFRQILVPSLTLCDALLSTLGAQNHSCVLHATHLLLSHLECVDMVLRAAHPNSPQGLLIELEALTSVIARTSNREVFGAVAADTALQSSAAGVQRVQYLMLALLPRFQQPPPESPEQDSILYYKIVWNLLMFARNTLEEVSVGGATAEGGRRAGAAALALLHALLLRRRAHDKLLATVQHQLHNVPAMTLLDMKKLLGAEGTPASPVEARAAVVARLRERAAARRRELQLCEHAAHAALQLLWAHARLLLRASLAPAGSPRDSLTKPAALRGAVGEEAVLLRKELLAVFNERFVEELLETAKNQPAVQRGFLEILLKDIKTMIQFSPY; the protein is encoded by the exons ATGGATATCAACGAag GAACAACAACAGAAGATCTATGGACTCCGTACAAAGAGTTGGCGGCAGTCGTCGAAAGCTACCTTACAAATGAGGGTAGTGGAGCTCCATATGCTGTTCACACCTTTGAATCAGTTTTAAGAAgacataaacaaacatttttatcacttttaaaAAATCCA gcAAAGAATCCTGCCAGCCGAGAGGAGATCAAAAGAGGTATCACTGAAGGAGTTAACCTGCCCAGTGTTGGGAGAACACTTCTCTCCAAAGAATTAGTGGATGAAGCTATAATAATATCAG ATATGTATAATGCCAATGAATATGCCTGCTTGGAACTGTTGCACACGGCACAACGTCAGAGTTCCCGTCGGCCGGGATTAGCGCGAGGGCTTCTTGCCGTTCTCCTATACTATGATGGCAAGCGGGCTCTCGTGCAGGCCTTGCGAGAACTTGTCATGGCAAGGGATGGAGTATCATG GTCGATAAGCGCCCGCGAGGAGGTGGTGTCGTACGTGTCGCGCTACGTGGGGCAGCTGGTGGCGGACGGGCTGCTGGGCGGCGCGCTGGACGCGCTGCGGCGCTGCGACCTGGACGCGGAGCTCGAGCTGCTGCGGCGGAACCGCGCGCTGCCGCCCGGCCGACACCTCGCGCGCCTGCTGGCCGCTGTACAGAATACCAG aaAATTATTGGCTGGAGTCATATTTGCAGCTTCTGCACAGCTCGGACTGGAGAGAGATATACTTCTAAGGCTACTTTCAGAA CAAATGACGTCGCCATCGAAAGGACCAACCGGCGCGTTGGATGAGATCTCATTGGCTTTACAAATGGCATTGCTTTATGCGTTGGATCTCTCAGTTTTACATCG AAGAGAAGATGGTGAAGAATTGGCAAAGAAACTTCCACTGATTCAGGATCCGGATCTCATATCAGTATTACTAGATCAGCTCTCACCGCCTTCAGAACCTAATCAGACTCAAGAGGGGGAGGACAAAAACAGCAATGGCTTAAAAGCATTATGTCAGTTGTCCTTGGGCTTGGCTCTGGCTGCGCTCAAGAGAGCCCCGGTGTCGCTGCTGAGGCGAGCCGAGCCCAAGACTGAGTTGCTGGACCAGGACGAGATGCTGGTGGACGCGGCGATAGACGGAGGG GTGTTTGAGTACTTAGACGAGGCTATACTGTCGTCGGACTTGGTCTCGTCCGAGGAGTACTACCAACGACGCATACACTCGCTCATCACGGACTTCATCGTGCTCATGCATTCGAAACTTATGGAGATGAGAGTCAA GGCGGAggaggcggcgcgcgcggcgcagCTGTACGCGGCGGAGGGGCTGCGCGCGCCGCCGCAGCGCGCGCGCCTCGACGCGCTGCTGCGCTGCGTGGAGCGCGTGTACCGGCGCGACCCGCTGCAGCTGCGCCGCGACTACTGGGCCGCCTGCGACGCCGCCGCGCCCACCAGCCGCGCCGGCGGCCGCGCCGCCACGCTCTACAAGTTCGTGCGCCTGTCGGGCGAGGTGGTGGTGGCGGCGCTGCTGCCCGGCTACCTGCGCGCGCTGGCGGCGCTGGCCGTGCCGCGCCACACGTGGGCGCTGCTGGCGCGCCGCGACGCGCTGTCGGCGCACCACCTGCTCACCGCGCTCTCCCTCTACTACAG GAACCTGCGCGCCGACCCGTCGCCGTTCGCGGAGCACCTGCACTCATCGTCGCTGGGCGCGTCGGCCGTGGtgccgcccgccgcgcgcccGGGCCGCCTGCTCGTGCGGCAGGAGGAG GTGGAAGCGATGATAGCAGCCCTGAAGCTGATCGCGGCCGTGGCGAAACAGGACGAAGCGGCTTGCATCAGCATATGTGAAAACCTGCAGTGGGACGCCATTAATTGCATGTTCG GTCTCATTTGCTGTCACGTACCCCTCCCGCTGAAAGCAGAACTGTGCCTCACGCTGGCCGCCCTGGGGGGCACGGCGGCCACCGCGGGGCGCGTGTGGGCCGCCCTGGAGGCGGCGCAACTGGTTTCCATCTCCAAAGACAAACGGGCACTGAACGTCGAATTGCAAGAG GTGGAGTGCCGCATGGAGGAGTACCCGCTGTCGCGCGCGTTCCTGCAGCTGCTGGAGGCGCTGTGCGGCGCGGCGCCGCCCCCGCGCGCGCTGGGTGCGGGTGCGCGCGCGCCGGGCCTGGCGCCCTACGTGCAGCACGCGCTGGAGCGCCTGGCGCTGCCCGCGCCGCACCGCCCCTACGCGCGCCCGCAAGAGAAGTGGCAG aTGTTATCCCTCTGCTTCCAACTGTTCGCGCGCTGGCTCGATCAGTACGAACCATCGGCGTCCGACTTCCCTCCCCCGAATACAGAACCGGACATGAACCCCCCGCCGGGCTTCCCGTTGCTGCTCCAGTTGCACACTAAGTCGGAGTTCCTGCGTTTGGTTCTCACGACACTGGATGAAGCTCATGAGCTGATGGATAAACAATCTGCACCCGAACAG GAATACGTGCACAAAACCCTGGTGAGCTCCCTGCAGATCCTGGAGCGAGCGCTGGCGCTGGAGCGACCTCTCAACGTGGCGGCGGCCGAGGCGGGCCGGGCCGTGCTCGTCGTTGGGCTGTCGAAACTCATTCTGG CGCCCGAGGGCCCGGACGGCTGCGACCGGCTGGTGACGTGCTGCCGCGTGCTGGAGCACGTGTCGGCGCTGCCCGAGGCGGCGGCGCGCGCCGTGGCGCTGCTGGCGCGCGCGCTGCAGTCGCCCGCCTGCGCGCGCCACCTGCTGGCCTCCGTGCTGCACCGCCACGACCTGGCCGCCGACGTCAG GCACGGGTTCGTGGAGTGCCTGGAGACGGAGGAgtggggcgcgggcgcggcggcgcgcggcgccaAGGAGGGcgtgctgctgctgctgctgcagCTGctgcccgccgcgccgccctcGCTGGCGCACTTCCTGCTGGGGTACACACTGAATGACGAC atatctCGTAGCGTGTTGCAAGAGGCGGGCAGTGCGGGCGCGCCGCGGACGTGCTTCCACTCCATTCTAGACATTCTAGAGGAGTACATCGCCCCCAGCGGGGACACTCAAAA GGAGGCGACGACCCTGGTGGAGAGCTGCTACCGTCTGCTGTACTGGATCTGCGCCCGGCCCGCGACCTCCCCGCCGGCCCTGCGGCTGCTGCGGGCGAGGGACTACTTCCTCGCCCGCCACGCCAAAGTTGTCGTCAATCTCGAA AGCGCCAGCCCGGCGACGGTGTCGGCGCGCTCGTGGCTGCTGCGCGCGTGCGCGTGcgaggcgggcgcggcgggcgcgggccgCCAGCACGCCGCGCTGTCCGCGCTGCTCGCCGCGCTGGCGCACGCGCCGCACGCGCACGACGCGCACGACCAG GAGTGGGAGTGGTGTGTGATTCGTCGCTCGCTGGAGTCGCTGCCGGTGCGCGTGAGCGCGGCGCCCGAGCCCAACTGGGAGCTGTTCCACGCGCACCAGCTGCGCCGCGCCATCGCCGAGTGCGACCTGCCCACGG GGCTGGGCGGCAAGCGCATCAGCGTGTCGCGCGTGCACGCGCTGCTGTCGCGCGAGCTGGCCGCGCTGCGCGCCTCCGCGCCGCAACGGAGCCTCGTCGCCGCCGAGATACAGAAG GTGCTCGATTACGTGACGGAAGTGAACAAGCAGCGCAACCTGGCCGCCACGCTCACGCATTACTACGACTCGTGGCGACAACTCACGGAAATCATATTCTGTGTTGCACCGCAAGACCTGCTCAGCCTCGAATCCAAAAAAAATCTCCTCTTAAATATACTCCAGGACCTCCTCAATAAAATACCACCGGCGGAAGTCCTCCCGCAGATCGGCAACTTGGCTTCCGGGACAGTGTTATTGTTGCTGGTGAACTTACGACACTGCTACATATTGCAGAAGAGGGAGTCGTCGCTCAAAACAGCTGACTTTGAGACCAGTTTCTTCGGACCTTCGAATCAAATCATGCAAACGAAGTCTCTAACGTTGAAGTTCATATTGCACAAAATTCTTAGCTGGATCTTGGTGTCTGGAGTGTCCACGCAGAAAATGAGAGTAAACTTGTACGGAGCACTGCTCAATTTCTTGAATATAGTAAACTTGAAGCCCAGTTCCGCTGACCCCGAGGAGGACGTCAACGCGACGTATGTCACCCGCCTCGACAGCTCGAAAGCGAGGCCGAGCCGAGAAGAATCGACATTAAAGTCCATGGCGATAGAGGTGATAAACAGTTTCGGAGAAAACCTGTGCTCTATCGTATGCAGCGATTGCATCGGCGGGGGCCACGACGTCTGTCGCATGGTCGCCTTGTCCTGCTTGGACACCATGATAGAGATCAATCCCGGAACGGACTGGATGAACACGCTCACCAATCAGGGCTACCTGAGGAGTCTCATCGACAGTCTGCTTCAAGACGACGAGGGGTTAAAGGAA GCGCTGGAGCCGAGCCCCAAGTCGCTGCGCGTGCTGTACGTGTTCGAGTCGAAGATGGCGCTGCTGATCAAGATCGCGGGCACGCGCGTGGGCGCCGAGACGCTGCTGGCGCAGGGCGCGCTCGCCTGCCTCGCCAACCTGCGCGCGCTGGACGCGCACCCCGACATCCACGCCGCCTACGGCGCGCGCGACGCCGACTTCGTGCCCTCCGTCGCCAACCG GTTCCGTCAGATCCTGGTGCCGAGCCTGACGCTCTGCGACGCGCTGCTGAGCACGCTGGGCGCGCAGAACCACAGCTGCGTGCTGCACGCGACGCACCTGCTGCTCAGCCACCTCGAGTGTGTCGACATGGTGCTCCG GGCAGCACACCCGAACTCACCGCAGGGGCTGCTAATAGAATTAGAAGCACTGACGTCCGTCATAGCGCGCACCTCAAACCGGGAGGTGTTCGGAGCCGTGGCCGCGGATACGGCGCTGCAGAGTAGCGCTGCGGGCGTCCAGAGAGTCCAGTACCTGATGTTGGCGCTGCTGCCGCGCTTCCAGCAGCCGCCCCCGGAGTCGCCCGAACAGGACTCGATACTCTACTACAAG ATCGTGTGGAACCTGCTTATGTTCGCGCGGAACACGCTGGAGGAGGTGAGCGTGGGCGGCGCCACGGCGGAGGGCGGCCGCCGCGCCGGCGCCGCCGCGCTCGCGCTGCTGCACGCGCTGCTGCTGCGCCGCCGCGCGCACGACAAGCTGCTGGCCACCGTGCAGCACCAGCTGCACAACGTGCCCGCCATGACGCTCCTAG ACATGAAGAAGCTGCTGGGCGCGGAGGGCACGCCCGCGTCGCCGGTGGAGGCGCGCGCGGCGGTGGTGGCGCGCCTGCGCGAGCGCGCGGCCGCGCGGCGCCGCGAGCTGCAGCTGTGCGAGCACGCCGCGCACGCCGCGCTGCAGCTGCTGTGGGCGCACGCGCGCCTGCTGCTGCGCGCCTCGCTCGCGCCCGCCGGCTCGCCGCGCGACT CGCTGACCAAGCCGGCGGCGCTCCGCGGCGCGGTCGGCGAGGAGGCGGTGCTGCTGCGCAAGGAGCTGCTGGCGGTGTTCAACGAGCGCTTCGTCGAGGAGTTGCTCGAGACTGCTaag AACCAGCCGGCAGTTCAGCGCGGCTTCCTCGAAATCCTGCTCAAGGACATAAAGACCATGATACAGTTCTCGCCGTACTGA